A stretch of Pseudomonas sp. LS.1a DNA encodes these proteins:
- a CDS encoding response regulator transcription factor, which translates to MHQPYVLIHQARPSHQILLHQALNAQGMFHVRISETSADLDACLSADRRPDLLILDHAMPTRAGLAVLEQQHRTRALLFVGQAAPRRRNLAQEARSRGLWVLAELPWPLSMPRLQRALQAVQVSTWRRIQTVTSAQHAH; encoded by the coding sequence ATGCACCAGCCCTACGTGTTGATCCACCAGGCTCGCCCATCCCACCAGATCCTCCTGCACCAGGCCCTCAACGCCCAGGGCATGTTCCATGTGCGCATCAGCGAAACCAGCGCAGACCTCGACGCCTGCCTGAGCGCGGATCGCCGCCCCGACCTGCTGATCCTTGACCACGCCATGCCAACCCGGGCCGGGCTTGCCGTGCTCGAACAGCAGCACCGAACACGCGCTTTGCTGTTTGTCGGCCAGGCTGCTCCCAGGCGCCGCAACCTTGCCCAAGAGGCCAGAAGCCGCGGGCTGTGGGTGCTCGCCGAGCTGCCCTGGCCGCTGTCGATGCCACGCCTGCAGCGTGCCCTGCAAGCAGTGCAGGTAAGCACCTGGCGGCGTATTCAAACTGTCACGTCCGCCCAGCATGCTCACTGA